A stretch of Paenibacillus antri DNA encodes these proteins:
- a CDS encoding NADH-quinone oxidoreductase subunit N, translating to MSPDTLLRLQVSDLAFLAPELTLVIAAVVFSLVDLLMPRSFNRSAIGWLTIVALAGSAAFVALQLGVDQPVSLLNQSYRVDDFALVLKLLFLAGTAIAVLISLGMKKEDLGGEDIGEYYYFYLPATLGAMVVASSADLIMLFVGLELLSITTYVMVGMRKRVSVSSEGAFKYIVMGGISSAFILYGMSFLYGLTGSTNLLEINAALRESGIDQFAALLYVAFFLMLTGIGFKIAAAPFHSWAPDVYQGAATPVAAYLAVVSKAAGFALLFRLFYTGFFQVGSAKYPLHDDVFLTLAVLAAAAMIVGNAMALRQQNVKRLLALSGVANAGYLLVPIVAQVGLFHVSGYAELVYYMIAYLFMNMGAFAALAIVSRASGHDDMRGFAGLYHRAPATAFAIVLIVLSLAGIPVTGGFFGKLFILLGAVEMKLFWLALVMIVTSVVSFYYYFGLIRQMFMRSGSEESPIRVTPALGVALWMSAAAGVLLGFFPGPVLNGLERLFRFSTDFFA from the coding sequence ATGTCACCGGACACATTATTACGACTGCAAGTATCGGACCTCGCTTTCCTGGCGCCGGAGCTGACGCTCGTGATCGCGGCGGTCGTCTTCTCGCTGGTGGACCTTCTCATGCCGCGAAGCTTCAACCGTTCGGCGATCGGCTGGCTGACGATCGTCGCGCTCGCCGGGTCCGCCGCGTTCGTCGCGCTTCAGCTCGGCGTCGACCAGCCGGTCTCGCTGCTGAACCAATCGTACCGCGTGGACGACTTCGCCTTGGTGCTGAAGCTGTTGTTCCTGGCCGGCACGGCGATCGCCGTACTGATCAGCCTCGGGATGAAGAAGGAAGATCTCGGCGGCGAAGACATCGGCGAGTATTACTACTTTTATTTGCCGGCTACGCTCGGAGCGATGGTCGTCGCTTCGTCGGCCGATCTGATCATGTTGTTCGTCGGACTGGAGCTGCTCAGCATTACGACCTACGTGATGGTCGGCATGCGCAAGCGCGTATCCGTCTCCAGCGAAGGAGCGTTCAAGTACATCGTCATGGGCGGGATTTCGTCCGCGTTCATCTTGTACGGCATGTCGTTCTTGTACGGCTTGACCGGATCGACGAACTTGTTGGAAATCAACGCGGCGCTCCGCGAAAGCGGAATCGATCAGTTCGCGGCGCTGCTCTATGTCGCCTTCTTCTTGATGCTGACCGGAATCGGCTTCAAGATCGCGGCGGCGCCGTTCCATTCCTGGGCGCCGGACGTGTACCAAGGCGCGGCGACGCCGGTCGCGGCCTATCTGGCCGTCGTGTCGAAGGCGGCCGGGTTCGCGCTGCTGTTCCGGTTGTTCTATACCGGCTTCTTCCAAGTCGGTTCGGCGAAGTATCCGCTCCATGACGACGTGTTCTTGACGCTCGCCGTACTCGCGGCGGCCGCGATGATCGTCGGCAATGCGATGGCGCTTCGCCAGCAAAACGTTAAGAGGCTGCTCGCGCTGTCCGGCGTGGCGAACGCGGGCTATCTGCTCGTGCCGATCGTGGCGCAAGTCGGCTTGTTCCACGTGAGCGGGTATGCGGAGCTCGTCTATTATATGATCGCTTACCTATTCATGAACATGGGGGCGTTCGCGGCGCTTGCGATCGTCTCTCGGGCGTCGGGTCACGACGATATGCGCGGCTTCGCCGGGTTATATCACCGGGCGCCGGCGACGGCGTTCGCGATCGTGCTCATCGTGCTCTCGCTCGCCGGCATTCCGGTGACGGGCGGATTTTTCGGCAAGCTGTTCATCCTGCTCGGCGCGGTCGAGATGAAGCTGTTCTGGCTGGCGCTCGTCATGATCGTCACCAGCGTCGTGTCGTTCTATTATTACTTCGGCCTCATCCGCCAGATGTTCATGCGATCGGGCTCCGAAGAATCGCCGATTCGGGTGACCCCGGCGCTCGGCGTCGCGCTGTGGATGTCGGCGGCGGCCGGCGTGCTCTTGGGCTTCTTCCCGGGGCCGGTGCTGAACGGACTGGAGCGGCTGTTCCGGTTCTCCACGGACTTCTTCGCGTAA